A stretch of the Macaca thibetana thibetana isolate TM-01 chromosome X, ASM2454274v1, whole genome shotgun sequence genome encodes the following:
- the PJA1 gene encoding E3 ubiquitin-protein ligase Praja-1 — protein sequence MHRSASSQTTKRSRSPFSTTRRSWDDSESSGTNLNIDNEDYSRYPPREYRASGSRRGMTYGHIDSYGADDSEEEGAGPVERPPARGKTGKFKDDKLYDPEKGARSLAGPPPQFSSFSRDVREERDKLDPVPAARCSASRADFLPQSSVASQSSSAEGKVATKGDSLEREKREQNLPARPSRAPVSICGGGENTSKSAEEPVVRPKIRNLASPNCVKPKIFFDTDDDDDMPHSTSRWRDTANDNEGHSDGPARRGRGESSSGYSEPKYPEDKREVRSDQVKPEKVPRRRHTMADPDFWTHSDDYYKYCEEDSDSDKEWIAALRRKYRSREQALSSSGESWETLPGKEEREPPQAKVSASTGASPGPGASASAGAGAGASAGSNGNNYLEEVREPSLQEEQASLEEGEIPWLQYNENESSSEGDNDSGHELMQPGVFMLDGNNNLEDDSSVSEDLEVDWSLFDGFADGLGVAEAISYVDPQFLTYMALEERLAQAMETALAHLESLAVDVEVANPPASKESIDALPEILVTEDHGAVGQEMCCPICCSEYVKGEVATELPCHHYFHKPCVSIWLQKSGTCPVCRCMFPPPL from the coding sequence ATGCACAGATCAGCCTCCAGTCAAACCACCAAGAGGAGCCGATCGCCATTTTCCACTACTCGTCGTAGTTGGGACGACAGCGAGAGTTCGGGAACCAACCTAAATATTGATAATGAGGACTATTCCAGGTATCCGCCAAGAGAGTACAGAGCTTCGGGTAGCAGAAGAGGAATGACCTATGGACATATTGACTCTTATGGGGCAGATGATAGtgaggaggagggggctgggcctGTTGAGCGACCGCCAGCGAGAGGAAAAACTGGCAAGTTTAAAGATGATAAGCTGTATGACCCAGAGAAAGGGGCAAGGTCTTTGGCTGGGCCACCTCCACAGTTCTCTAGTTTTAGCCGTGATGTGAGAGAGGAGCGAGACAAGTTAGACCCAGTCCCTGCAGCAAGATGCTCAGCTAGCAGAGCTGACTTCCTGCCACAAAGTAGTGTGGCCTCACAGTCGTCTTCTGCTGAAGGCAAGGTGGCTACAAAAGGTGACAGCttggagagggagaaaagggagcaAAATTTACCTGCACGTCCCAGCAGGGCTCCTGTGAGTATTTGTGGTGGTGGGGAAAACACCTCAAAGAGTGCAGAGGAACCTGTGGTCAGGCCCAAAATCAGAAACCTGGCAAGTCCAAACTGCGTGAAAcccaaaattttttttgatactgatgatgatgatgatatgcCACACAGTACTTCCAGGTGGAGGGATACTGCCAATGACAATGAAGGCCACTCAGATGGCCCAGCAAGAAGAGGCAGAGGCGAGAGTTCAAGTGGCTATTCTGAGCCAAAGTACCCTGAAGACAAACGGGAAGTGAGGAGTGACCAAGTGAAACCAGAAAAGGTGCCGAGACGACGACACACCATGGCCGACCCTGACTTCTGGACGCACAGTGATGATTACTACAAATACTGCGAGGAAGACTCTGACAGTGACAAAGAGTGGATTGCTGCTCTGCGTCGGAAATATCGAAGCCGAGAGCAAGCCCTGTCCTCCAGTGGCGAAAGCTGGGAGACTCTGCCGGGGAAAGAAGAGCGGGAACCTCCACAGGCTAAGGTGAGTGCCAGCACTGGCGCCAGCCCCGGCCCCGGTGCTAGTGCCAGTGCCGGGGCTGGCGCCGGGGCCAGTGCTGGCAGCAATGGCAACAATTACCTTGAAGAAGTTCGAGAACCATCTCTTCAGGAAGAGCAGGCATCCCTGGAAGAAGGAGAAATTCCTTGGCTCCAGTACAATGAGAATGAGAGTAGCAGTGAGGGGGATAATGATTCTGGTCATGAGTTGATGCAGCCTGGGGTATTCATGCTGGATGGGAACAACAACCTTGAAGATGACTCCAGTGTGAGCGAAGACCTAGAAGTGGATTGGAGCCTCTTTGATGGATTTGCAGATGGGTTAGGAGTGGCTGAAGCCATTTCCTATGTGGATCCTCAGTTCCTCACCTACATGGCACTTGAAGAACGCCTGGCCCAGGCAATGGAAACTGCCCTTGCACACTTGGAGTCTCTTGCAGTGGATGTGGAGGTGGCCAATCCACCAGCAAGCAAGGAGAGCATTGACGCTCTTCCCGAGATCCTGGTCACTGAAGATCATGGCGCAGTTGGTCAGGAGATGTGCTGCCCCATCTGCTGTAGCGAATATGTGAAGGGGGAGGTGGCAACTGAGCTGCCATGCCACCACTATTTCCACAAGCCGTGTGTGTCCATCTGGCTTCAGAAGTCAGGCACCTGCCCTGTGTGCCGCTGCATGTTCCCTCCCCCACTCTAA